In Roseisolibacter agri, the following proteins share a genomic window:
- a CDS encoding CsgG/HfaB family protein yields the protein MHTPPLVRRLSGWSPVRSAARRLAYGALVAGLLAPAAAPLGAQSSDRRPTVAVLPFENGALKNNAEFAPLSKGMAEMLITAMAGNPGVRVVERDRLQKLIDEQNLGSGDRVDKETAVRLGKLVGAHHMLTGSFVIDPKQRMRIVVRSVNTETSEIEYAESVMGKADDLLELVDQLGTKLNAGMKLPAMPIRLSKSTPGAPGAPAVAALATEAPKGGNQFRATMLVSRALEKQDKGDTQGAIALYKSALEEYPNFERAKTLLASAERGPAPATP from the coding sequence ATGCACACCCCGCCGCTCGTCCGCCGCCTTTCCGGCTGGTCCCCCGTCCGCTCCGCCGCGCGCCGCCTGGCGTACGGCGCGCTGGTGGCCGGCCTGCTCGCCCCCGCCGCCGCGCCGCTCGGGGCGCAGTCCTCGGACCGGCGGCCGACCGTCGCCGTGCTCCCCTTCGAGAACGGCGCGCTGAAGAACAACGCCGAGTTCGCGCCGCTCAGCAAGGGGATGGCCGAGATGCTCATCACCGCGATGGCGGGCAACCCCGGCGTCCGGGTGGTCGAGCGGGACCGGCTGCAGAAGCTGATCGACGAGCAGAATCTGGGGAGCGGCGACCGGGTGGACAAGGAGACCGCGGTGCGCCTGGGCAAGCTGGTGGGCGCGCACCACATGCTCACCGGCAGCTTCGTGATCGACCCGAAGCAGCGCATGCGCATCGTCGTGCGCTCGGTGAACACGGAGACCTCCGAGATCGAGTACGCCGAGTCGGTGATGGGGAAGGCGGACGACCTGCTGGAGCTGGTGGACCAGCTGGGGACGAAGCTGAACGCGGGGATGAAGCTGCCCGCGATGCCGATCCGCCTCAGCAAGTCGACGCCGGGCGCGCCGGGCGCGCCGGCCGTCGCGGCGCTGGCCACCGAGGCGCCGAAGGGGGGCAACCAGTTCCGCGCGACGATGCTGGTGAGCCGCGCGCTGGAGAAGCAGGACAAGGGCGACACGCAGGGCGCGATCGCGCTCTACAAGAGCGCGCTCGAGGAGTACCCGAACTTCGAGCGCGCGAAGACGCTGCTGGCGTCGGCGGAGCGCGGGCCGGCGCCGGCCACGCCCTGA
- a CDS encoding serine/threonine-protein kinase, whose amino-acid sequence MSKICPVCGNTYSDANAFCPADGTTLRAAEVTADLIGSVVADRYLVTDLLGEGGMGKVYLARHVRLPQQAAIKVLRPSMLKDAAAVARFTREAASASRIDHDRVARVYDFGETSDGTVYLAMEYVPGRTLKKLLVDTGPLEPRRAALLVRQIAEGMDAAHRLGIVHRDLKPDNVIIVEDADGSERAKVVDFGIAKALGAEEGGAGLTQAGYVVGTPEFMSPEQLLGGNVDARSDVYALAIIAYQCLTGGFPFDTTTPERVMTARLTEAPRTLAYAQPAVGWPPEVQAVLDAGLARDVEGRPASAGTFARSLSAAIEHWMPASTGVRPLVTPRTAPAVAAAPPTVPPAAAGMGMQAAGAGPVPPVVKPTPITPTPGAKPRSRMPLIAGGAGLVAVLAGLGVVFAMKGGKGGDGETQGPVAGGPPQVTDTLANVQAPNPGDASPPAATQTAAVDSTTPPAGTTPAGTTPAAPPVNAPPTNAPATPAVSTPTTTAAAPAATRPAGTAGGARTTAAGAAARRSLDSLTTVLDPDRVDEATARAAIPVLRALLPRLATRDDSTYAHIRLLEANALSGNDAGACTALRAAKTGARTSEQREIVRRYEGQLSC is encoded by the coding sequence ATGTCGAAGATCTGCCCGGTCTGCGGGAACACGTATTCCGACGCCAACGCCTTCTGCCCCGCCGACGGCACCACGCTGCGCGCGGCCGAGGTCACGGCGGACCTGATCGGGTCGGTCGTCGCGGACCGCTACCTCGTCACCGACCTGCTGGGCGAGGGCGGGATGGGGAAGGTCTACCTCGCGCGCCACGTGCGCCTGCCGCAGCAGGCCGCGATCAAGGTGCTGCGCCCGTCGATGCTGAAGGACGCCGCCGCCGTCGCCCGCTTCACGCGCGAGGCCGCGAGTGCGAGCCGCATCGACCACGACCGCGTGGCACGCGTCTACGACTTCGGCGAGACGAGCGACGGCACGGTCTACCTGGCGATGGAGTACGTGCCGGGGCGTACGCTGAAGAAGCTGCTCGTCGACACCGGGCCGCTGGAGCCGCGCCGCGCCGCGCTGCTCGTGCGCCAGATCGCCGAGGGGATGGACGCCGCGCACCGGCTGGGGATCGTGCACCGCGACCTCAAGCCCGACAACGTCATCATCGTCGAGGACGCGGACGGCTCGGAGCGCGCCAAGGTCGTCGACTTCGGCATCGCCAAGGCGCTGGGCGCCGAGGAGGGCGGGGCGGGGCTGACGCAGGCGGGGTACGTCGTCGGCACGCCCGAGTTCATGAGCCCCGAGCAGCTCCTCGGCGGCAACGTGGACGCGCGGAGCGACGTGTACGCGCTGGCGATCATCGCCTACCAGTGCCTGACGGGCGGCTTCCCGTTCGACACGACGACGCCCGAGCGCGTGATGACCGCGCGCCTGACCGAGGCGCCGCGCACGCTGGCGTACGCGCAGCCCGCGGTGGGCTGGCCGCCGGAGGTGCAGGCGGTGCTGGACGCGGGGCTGGCGCGCGACGTCGAGGGGCGGCCGGCGAGCGCGGGGACGTTCGCGCGGTCGCTGTCGGCGGCGATCGAGCACTGGATGCCCGCGTCGACCGGGGTGCGCCCGCTGGTGACGCCGCGGACCGCGCCGGCGGTGGCCGCCGCGCCGCCGACCGTCCCGCCGGCCGCCGCCGGCATGGGGATGCAGGCCGCGGGCGCCGGCCCGGTGCCACCGGTCGTGAAGCCGACGCCGATCACGCCGACGCCCGGCGCGAAGCCGCGCTCGCGCATGCCGCTGATCGCCGGCGGCGCGGGGCTGGTGGCGGTGCTGGCGGGGCTGGGCGTCGTGTTCGCGATGAAGGGTGGGAAGGGCGGCGACGGCGAGACACAGGGCCCGGTCGCGGGGGGCCCCCCCCAGGTCACGGATACCCTCGCGAACGTCCAGGCACCAAACCCTGGCGACGCATCGCCGCCCGCCGCGACGCAGACGGCGGCCGTCGACTCGACCACGCCCCCCGCCGGCACGACGCCGGCCGGCACGACGCCGGCCGCACCGCCGGTGAATGCGCCGCCGACGAACGCGCCGGCGACGCCCGCCGTCTCGACGCCGACGACGACCGCCGCCGCGCCCGCGGCGACGCGACCGGCGGGCACCGCGGGCGGCGCGCGCACGACCGCCGCCGGCGCGGCCGCGCGCCGCTCGCTCGACAGCCTCACCACCGTGCTCGATCCCGACCGCGTGGACGAGGCGACCGCGCGCGCCGCGATCCCGGTGCTGCGCGCGCTGCTGCCGCGCCTCGCGACGCGCGACGACTCGACGTACGCGCACATCCGGCTGCTGGAGGCGAACGCGCTGAGCGGCAACGATGCGGGCGCGTGCACCGCGCTGCGCGCCGCGAAGACCGGCGCGCGCACCAGCGAGCAGCGCGAGATCGTGCGGCGCTACGAGGGGCAGCTGAGCTGCTGA
- a CDS encoding InlB B-repeat-containing protein, whose amino-acid sequence MASSRQVNFTATRAALATIALLASACDGASTTEIETPPTVTSHQVQVAFGGDGAGTVSVGATSAGSTTITCATGGTACAAPVPGGTMLSLTAAPSAGSTFTGWTGAAGCGTATTCAIRIDAPHSVTATFARIPTHALSVRVIGTGAGSVASAPAGIACTGAGSGLQTGSCETSVIVSTAVTLTATPAAGSIFRGWSGAGAGGCVGTGPCTVLVSAAQTVTATFAPSTGVLAITTAGGGTGTVTSAPAGVACGTDRSGTCAFAFAFGSAVTLTAAPTAGSAFMGWSGACSGTGACTVTIGDAQAVTATFAPPPPTMHALSIAFAGIGDGRVTSTPAGIQCTRTGGGQTGDCGTTVVSGTTVTLSATPSAGSAFLGWTGGGCSGTGPCTVTPQQATTVTATFGAARHALTVATAGTGGGSVSSVPGGITCARTPAAEGGSQSGTCAATFDVGTTVTLAATPTVGSAFQGWSGGGCSGTGSCVVTLSAAQGVTATFAVAVVAPPPPPPPTASYALLVSTAGSGDGVVSSAPGGVACARSSGGQSGACAVSFTSGAAVTLTATPAAGSTFAGWSGGCTGTGACVVTLNATQAVTATFTPTPVAPAPVTLTVATAGAGGGGVSSAPAGIACTRSGGASSGTCSTTFANGTTVTLTATPTAGSTFAGWSGGGCSGTGSCVVALSAAQTVTATFGIPTPQAALSLTLTGTGGGTIAWSAAPAGSCVRTALSGTATSCTPSFDVGTAVTLTATPATPGSYFVAWAGDCFGSAPTCSVSMSAARSVTASFQYDVSAPTLTVSGIASGAAYVTHPNITLAYADDIGFGAAPLRITWSRQTPANALVCFVGLDGGSAPIFAAATGSTCSARNVGGVGAIAAAGAPAGTYTLTIQSVDMAGNVSTPVTRTYTVGM is encoded by the coding sequence ATGGCGAGCAGCAGGCAGGTGAACTTCACGGCGACGCGCGCGGCGCTCGCGACGATCGCGCTCCTCGCGTCGGCATGCGACGGCGCGAGCACGACCGAGATCGAGACGCCCCCGACGGTCACGAGCCACCAGGTGCAGGTCGCGTTCGGCGGCGACGGCGCGGGCACGGTGAGCGTCGGCGCGACGAGCGCCGGCTCCACGACGATCACGTGCGCGACGGGCGGCACCGCGTGCGCGGCTCCCGTGCCCGGCGGCACCATGCTGTCGCTGACCGCGGCTCCGTCGGCTGGCAGCACCTTCACCGGGTGGACCGGCGCCGCCGGCTGCGGCACCGCGACCACCTGCGCGATCCGCATCGACGCGCCGCACAGCGTGACGGCGACCTTCGCGCGCATCCCGACGCACGCGCTCAGCGTGCGCGTGATCGGCACGGGCGCGGGCAGCGTGGCGTCGGCGCCGGCGGGGATCGCGTGCACCGGCGCGGGCAGCGGCCTGCAGACCGGAAGCTGCGAGACGTCGGTGATCGTCTCCACCGCGGTGACGCTGACGGCGACGCCGGCGGCGGGGAGCATCTTCCGCGGCTGGAGCGGCGCGGGCGCCGGCGGCTGCGTCGGCACGGGGCCGTGCACGGTGCTGGTGAGCGCCGCGCAGACGGTGACCGCCACCTTCGCGCCCAGCACCGGCGTGCTCGCGATCACGACGGCGGGCGGCGGCACGGGCACCGTGACTTCCGCGCCGGCCGGCGTCGCGTGCGGCACCGATCGCAGCGGCACCTGCGCGTTCGCGTTCGCGTTCGGGAGCGCGGTGACGCTGACCGCGGCGCCGACCGCGGGGAGCGCGTTCATGGGCTGGTCGGGCGCCTGCAGCGGCACCGGCGCGTGCACCGTGACCATCGGCGACGCGCAGGCGGTGACGGCGACGTTCGCGCCGCCGCCGCCGACGATGCACGCGCTGAGCATCGCCTTCGCCGGCATCGGCGACGGCCGCGTGACGTCGACGCCGGCGGGGATCCAGTGCACGCGCACCGGCGGCGGCCAGACGGGCGACTGCGGCACGACGGTCGTCAGCGGCACGACGGTCACGCTCAGCGCGACCCCGTCGGCCGGGAGCGCCTTCCTGGGATGGACGGGTGGCGGCTGCAGCGGGACGGGGCCGTGCACGGTGACGCCGCAGCAGGCCACGACGGTCACCGCCACCTTCGGGGCGGCGCGCCACGCGCTCACGGTCGCGACCGCGGGCACGGGCGGCGGATCGGTCTCGTCGGTCCCGGGCGGCATCACCTGCGCGCGCACGCCGGCGGCGGAGGGCGGCAGCCAGAGCGGCACCTGCGCGGCCACGTTCGACGTCGGGACCACGGTGACGCTGGCCGCCACGCCGACGGTGGGCAGCGCCTTCCAGGGCTGGTCGGGCGGCGGGTGCAGCGGCACCGGCAGCTGCGTGGTGACGCTGAGCGCCGCGCAGGGCGTGACCGCGACCTTCGCCGTCGCCGTCGTGGCCCCGCCGCCGCCGCCCCCGCCGACGGCGTCGTACGCGCTGCTCGTGAGCACGGCCGGCAGCGGCGACGGCGTCGTGAGCTCCGCGCCGGGCGGCGTCGCCTGCGCGCGCAGCAGCGGCGGCCAGAGCGGCGCGTGCGCCGTGAGCTTCACCAGCGGCGCTGCGGTGACGCTCACCGCGACGCCGGCCGCGGGCAGCACGTTCGCCGGCTGGAGCGGCGGCTGCACGGGCACGGGCGCCTGCGTCGTGACGCTGAACGCGACGCAGGCGGTGACGGCGACGTTCACACCCACGCCGGTCGCACCGGCCCCCGTGACGCTGACGGTCGCGACGGCCGGCGCGGGTGGCGGCGGCGTGAGCTCGGCCCCCGCGGGCATCGCGTGCACGCGGTCGGGCGGCGCGTCGAGCGGCACCTGCAGCACCACCTTCGCGAACGGCACGACGGTGACGCTGACCGCGACGCCGACGGCCGGGAGCACGTTCGCCGGCTGGTCGGGCGGCGGCTGCAGCGGCACCGGGTCGTGCGTCGTGGCGCTGAGCGCCGCGCAGACGGTCACGGCGACGTTCGGCATCCCGACGCCGCAGGCGGCGCTGTCGCTCACGCTCACCGGCACGGGCGGCGGCACGATCGCGTGGAGCGCGGCACCGGCCGGCAGCTGCGTGCGCACGGCGCTCAGCGGCACGGCCACCAGCTGCACCCCGAGCTTCGACGTCGGCACCGCCGTGACGCTCACCGCGACGCCCGCGACGCCCGGCAGCTACTTCGTCGCATGGGCCGGCGACTGCTTCGGCAGCGCGCCGACCTGCTCGGTCTCGATGTCCGCCGCGCGCAGCGTCACCGCGAGCTTCCAGTACGACGTGTCGGCGCCGACGCTGACCGTCTCGGGGATCGCCAGCGGCGCCGCGTACGTCACGCACCCGAACATCACGCTCGCCTACGCCGACGACATCGGCTTCGGCGCGGCGCCGCTGCGCATCACCTGGAGCCGGCAGACGCCCGCGAACGCGCTCGTCTGCTTCGTCGGGCTCGACGGCGGCAGCGCGCCGATCTTCGCGGCGGCGACGGGCTCGACCTGCTCGGCGCGCAACGTCGGAGGCGTCGGCGCGATCGCGGCCGCCGGTGCGCCGGCGGGCACGTACACGCTCACCATCCAGTCGGTCGACATGGCCGGCAACGTCAGCACGCCGGTGACGCGCACGTACACGGTCGGCATGTAG
- a CDS encoding ImcF-related family protein, with amino-acid sequence MARPAATRWYAALATLIVFILLAWVLGAVLPLTDGERTVLRVGLLTLGLIAAGALLWFLRPDAPAAPAAGPGKDDALVAVAAARARLPRGAFDQRPMVLLVGTEGSCKTTVVTRAGLDAELLAGDAVGEAPPATAAANLWLAKQALFVEPGGKVLADESRWKSVVRALRPPALGAALGRAEPAPRAAVVCVSCDVFFGDQGQQLESTAQLLRRRLTDAARDFGLALPVYVFFTKADRLPHFEAWAAALTRDEVREPLGAALPFGPDVSGAHAAGSHEERLTPRLEAAFRELAASLGGRRPALLARESVEERRLAAYELPRELGKLAPAATKFLVELCRPMQLGASPRLRGFYFVGARPVVVADAGGAAAQQQAVVMPAGSGATSAFSRPNVPGMTPAGMGGYAPPAARKVPQWVFLERLFPDVVLGDAGAAAAARGGLRVSRTRRALLGAGIAAALVVAAGVTTSWLGNRALADRTARQARAVAALPVLSAPAGTVAFPSAEALRTLDALRGTLDTLRAFEADGPPLRLRWGLWRGGALFDAGRRVWIDGYRGQLHAATWAALVDSLRALPEVPRETDDYGRNYAALKAYLIATAEPARSTADFMAPVLLTSWQRGRATDADVTALARNQFAFYATMLPDTNPFPQTADAGLVTRSRAFLARFAGEERIYQNMLVEASKAAPPARLLDIAPAAAGVVNAPAEVPGAFTTKGWAFMDGAFKNSDRFFQGERWVVGDATAALAQDRASVIDGLRRRYRADYAERWRQFVRGTAVVRAGNIRAASTQLGTVGGAQSPLLAALSLAARHTIVDSAMAAAFQPVQAVTPGAVTDKFVSEKNQPYANALLALQGAMEQIVAMPPPADSQGVLALRQAGTQAMAQASLAKTAARQLGQSFAVDSAAIQVGPAVTQLLLAPIDYAEATLRNISGTPMPRAPRVAAGGGGGGGGAAPPPPPAMSAKEVADLTRILNERGRSLCNAITPMLAKFPFNPDASAEATPQEIAAQLAPGTGALFVLQQERLEGLLEKQGAQWVPKAGAPVALSGEFVAFFNRAARVSEALFAGGPEPRVTFTARGVANDRVPQVTLTQGTRVARFEKNAPPAEFTWPSTTGREAKLLVVRNVRNRRDRETTVKAASGDWALFRLVAQATKAEGDGGGYRAEWGSGDGAVAVEFGFPEGMPVLKRGWLGGMSCAPQVTR; translated from the coding sequence ATGGCCCGCCCCGCCGCGACGCGCTGGTACGCCGCGCTCGCCACGCTCATCGTCTTCATTCTCCTCGCCTGGGTGCTGGGCGCGGTGCTCCCCCTCACCGATGGGGAGCGCACCGTCCTGCGCGTCGGCCTGCTCACCCTCGGCCTGATCGCGGCCGGGGCGCTGCTCTGGTTCCTGCGGCCCGACGCGCCGGCGGCGCCGGCCGCCGGCCCCGGGAAGGACGACGCCCTGGTGGCCGTCGCCGCCGCGCGCGCCCGGCTGCCGCGCGGCGCCTTCGACCAGCGCCCGATGGTCCTCCTCGTCGGCACCGAGGGGAGCTGCAAGACCACCGTCGTCACCCGCGCCGGGCTGGACGCCGAGCTGCTGGCGGGCGACGCCGTGGGGGAGGCGCCGCCGGCCACCGCCGCCGCCAACCTCTGGCTGGCGAAGCAGGCCCTGTTCGTGGAGCCGGGCGGCAAGGTGCTGGCCGACGAGTCGCGCTGGAAGAGCGTGGTCCGCGCGCTCCGCCCGCCCGCGCTCGGCGCCGCGCTGGGCCGGGCGGAGCCCGCACCGCGGGCGGCCGTCGTCTGCGTGAGCTGCGACGTCTTCTTCGGCGACCAGGGGCAGCAGCTGGAGAGCACCGCGCAGCTGCTGCGCCGCCGGCTGACCGACGCCGCGCGCGACTTCGGGCTCGCGCTGCCGGTCTACGTCTTCTTCACCAAGGCCGACCGCCTGCCGCACTTCGAGGCGTGGGCCGCGGCGCTGACGCGCGACGAGGTGCGCGAGCCGCTGGGCGCCGCGCTGCCGTTCGGGCCGGACGTGAGCGGCGCGCACGCCGCCGGGAGCCACGAGGAGCGCCTCACCCCGCGCCTCGAGGCCGCGTTCCGCGAGCTCGCCGCGTCGCTGGGCGGACGGCGCCCGGCGCTGCTGGCGCGCGAGAGCGTGGAGGAGCGCCGCCTGGCCGCGTACGAGCTGCCGCGCGAGCTGGGCAAGCTGGCGCCGGCGGCGACCAAGTTCCTGGTCGAGCTGTGCCGCCCGATGCAGCTGGGCGCGAGCCCGCGACTGCGCGGCTTCTACTTCGTGGGCGCGCGCCCCGTCGTGGTGGCCGACGCGGGCGGCGCCGCGGCGCAGCAGCAGGCGGTGGTGATGCCGGCCGGCTCGGGCGCGACGAGCGCGTTCTCGCGCCCCAACGTGCCGGGGATGACGCCGGCCGGGATGGGCGGCTACGCGCCGCCGGCGGCGCGGAAGGTCCCGCAGTGGGTGTTCCTCGAGCGGCTCTTCCCGGACGTCGTGCTGGGCGACGCCGGCGCCGCGGCGGCCGCGCGCGGCGGGCTGCGCGTGAGCCGGACGCGCCGCGCGCTGCTGGGCGCCGGCATCGCCGCGGCGCTGGTGGTCGCGGCGGGCGTGACGACGTCGTGGCTGGGCAACCGCGCGCTCGCCGACCGCACCGCGCGGCAGGCGCGCGCGGTGGCCGCGCTGCCGGTCCTCAGCGCGCCCGCGGGCACGGTCGCCTTCCCGAGCGCCGAGGCGCTGCGGACGCTGGACGCGCTGCGCGGGACGCTGGACACGCTGCGCGCGTTCGAGGCCGACGGGCCGCCGCTGCGGCTGCGCTGGGGGCTGTGGCGCGGCGGCGCGCTGTTCGACGCCGGCCGCCGCGTGTGGATCGACGGCTACCGCGGCCAGCTGCACGCGGCGACGTGGGCGGCGCTGGTGGACTCGCTGCGCGCGCTCCCCGAGGTGCCGCGCGAGACGGACGACTACGGCCGCAACTACGCGGCGCTGAAGGCGTACCTGATCGCCACCGCGGAGCCGGCGCGCAGCACGGCCGACTTCATGGCGCCGGTGCTGCTCACGAGCTGGCAGCGCGGCCGCGCGACGGATGCCGACGTGACGGCGCTGGCGCGCAACCAGTTCGCGTTCTACGCGACGATGCTGCCCGACACCAACCCGTTCCCCCAGACGGCGGACGCGGGGCTGGTGACGCGGTCGCGCGCGTTCCTGGCGCGCTTCGCCGGTGAGGAGCGCATCTACCAGAACATGCTGGTCGAGGCGTCGAAGGCGGCGCCGCCGGCGCGGCTGCTGGACATCGCGCCCGCGGCGGCCGGCGTCGTCAACGCGCCGGCGGAGGTGCCGGGCGCGTTCACGACGAAGGGGTGGGCGTTCATGGACGGCGCGTTCAAGAACTCCGACCGCTTCTTCCAGGGCGAGCGGTGGGTCGTGGGCGACGCGACGGCCGCGCTGGCGCAGGACCGCGCGAGCGTGATCGACGGGCTGCGGCGCCGCTACCGCGCGGACTACGCGGAGCGCTGGCGGCAGTTCGTGCGCGGCACCGCGGTCGTGCGCGCGGGCAACATCCGCGCGGCGTCGACGCAGCTGGGCACCGTCGGCGGCGCGCAGTCGCCGCTGCTGGCCGCGCTCTCGCTGGCCGCGCGCCACACGATCGTCGACTCCGCGATGGCGGCGGCGTTCCAGCCCGTGCAGGCGGTCACGCCGGGCGCGGTGACGGACAAGTTCGTGAGCGAGAAGAACCAGCCGTACGCCAACGCGCTGCTCGCGCTGCAGGGCGCGATGGAGCAGATCGTCGCGATGCCGCCGCCGGCCGACAGCCAGGGCGTGCTCGCGCTGCGGCAGGCGGGCACGCAGGCGATGGCGCAGGCGTCGCTCGCCAAGACGGCCGCGCGGCAGCTGGGCCAGTCGTTCGCGGTCGACTCGGCGGCCATCCAGGTGGGGCCCGCGGTGACGCAGCTGCTGCTGGCGCCCATCGACTACGCGGAGGCGACGCTGCGCAACATCAGCGGCACGCCGATGCCGCGCGCGCCGCGCGTGGCCGCGGGCGGCGGTGGTGGTGGCGGTGGGGCGGCGCCGCCGCCCCCGCCGGCGATGAGCGCGAAGGAGGTCGCGGACCTCACGCGCATCCTCAACGAACGTGGCCGCTCGCTGTGCAACGCGATCACGCCGATGCTCGCCAAGTTCCCGTTCAACCCCGATGCGAGCGCGGAGGCGACGCCGCAGGAGATCGCGGCGCAGCTGGCGCCGGGCACGGGCGCGCTGTTCGTGCTGCAGCAGGAGCGGCTGGAGGGGCTGCTGGAGAAGCAGGGCGCGCAGTGGGTGCCGAAGGCGGGCGCGCCGGTGGCGCTGTCGGGCGAGTTCGTGGCGTTCTTCAACCGCGCCGCGCGCGTGTCGGAGGCGCTGTTCGCGGGCGGGCCGGAGCCGCGCGTGACGTTCACCGCGCGCGGCGTGGCGAACGACCGCGTGCCGCAGGTGACGCTCACGCAGGGCACGCGCGTGGCGCGCTTCGAGAAGAACGCGCCGCCAGCGGAGTTCACGTGGCCGTCGACGACGGGGCGCGAGGCGAAGCTGCTGGTGGTGCGCAACGTCCGGAACCGCCGCGACCGCGAGACGACGGTGAAGGCGGCGTCGGGCGACTGGGCGCTCTTCCGGCTGGTCGCGCAGGCGACGAAGGCCGAGGGCGACGGCGGCGGCTACCGCGCGGAGTGGGGGAGCGGGGACGGCGCGGTGGCGGTGGAGTTCGGGTTCCCCGAGGGGATGCCGGTGCTGAAGCGCGGGTGGCTGGGCGGGATGAGCTGCGCGCCGCAGGTGACGCGCTGA